A genomic segment from Actinoplanes sichuanensis encodes:
- a CDS encoding enoyl-CoA hydratase-related protein, which produces MDLVRTVTAAGVTTMTIDNPANRNALSTALLGQLLDALAASAADPDSRVVVLTHEGPVFSSGVDLKETAAAGPGDRLPAEMLADVLAVLWEFGKPVIARIAGPARAGGLGLIGAADIAVCVRSATFAFTEVRLGVIPAVISSTVLPRLSPRAAADLYLTGDVFDGARAAEIGLVTAAVEEDDLDDAVRRYCSSLIRGGPLALAGTKQLLRRTRADSIRADLADLAHRSAGYFKSAEGREGVAAAREKRDPEWIR; this is translated from the coding sequence ATGGATCTGGTCCGTACCGTCACCGCCGCCGGCGTGACCACGATGACAATCGACAACCCCGCCAACCGCAACGCGCTGTCCACCGCACTGCTCGGGCAGTTGCTGGACGCGCTCGCCGCATCGGCCGCCGACCCGGACAGCCGTGTGGTGGTTCTCACCCACGAGGGCCCGGTCTTCTCCTCGGGCGTCGACCTGAAGGAGACCGCCGCGGCCGGACCCGGCGACCGGCTGCCCGCCGAGATGCTGGCCGACGTGCTGGCCGTGCTCTGGGAGTTCGGGAAGCCGGTGATCGCCCGGATCGCCGGTCCGGCCCGGGCCGGCGGCCTCGGCCTGATCGGCGCGGCCGACATCGCGGTCTGCGTCCGCTCGGCCACCTTCGCCTTCACCGAGGTCCGGCTGGGCGTGATCCCCGCGGTGATCAGCTCGACCGTGCTGCCCCGCCTGTCACCCCGGGCCGCCGCCGATCTCTATCTGACCGGCGACGTCTTCGACGGCGCCCGGGCGGCCGAGATCGGCCTGGTCACCGCGGCCGTCGAGGAGGACGATCTGGACGACGCGGTGCGGCGTTACTGCTCCTCACTCATCCGCGGCGGTCCGCTCGCGCTGGCCGGCACCAAACAACTTCTGCGGCGTACGCGGGCCGACTCGATCCGGGCCGACCTGGCCGATCTCGCGCACCGCTCGGCCGGTTACTTCAAGTCGGCCGAGGGGCGCGAGGGTGTGGCCGCCGCCCGCGAGAAACGCGACCCGGAGTGGATCCGCTGA
- a CDS encoding TIGR03620 family F420-dependent LLM class oxidoreductase: MTSHGLGRVGLWSTELRGAGRAEVRDAVAELDELGWNTLWLPGLDGGGTLDDLGHLLAAAPHSRVVTGVLNIWGQSPATLSDRIAELDHTYGPRSVVGLGIGSPAGAAAHGREYGSPVATMSHYLDELDPRIPVGRRLLGALGPRMVDLAVARTAGWHPFLVTPDYVAAERARVGGRAFIAPHQAVVLETDPVRARAAARAGVGMFLGFPTYRANLKRLGFGDDDLVPDGSDRLIDALVAHGTADDLARRIDEHLAAGADHVAVHVLTDPAAHGLPRRVWRELASLNR, translated from the coding sequence ATGACGAGCCACGGTCTCGGGCGGGTCGGCCTCTGGAGCACCGAGCTGCGCGGCGCGGGCCGTGCCGAGGTGCGGGACGCCGTCGCCGAGCTGGACGAACTCGGTTGGAACACGCTCTGGCTACCCGGACTGGACGGCGGCGGCACCCTGGACGATCTCGGTCATCTACTGGCCGCGGCCCCGCACAGCCGGGTGGTGACCGGAGTGCTGAACATCTGGGGCCAGTCCCCCGCCACACTCTCGGACCGGATCGCCGAGCTCGACCACACGTACGGCCCGCGGTCCGTCGTCGGTCTCGGCATCGGCAGCCCGGCCGGCGCCGCCGCACACGGCCGGGAGTACGGCAGCCCGGTCGCCACGATGAGCCACTACCTGGACGAACTCGATCCACGGATCCCGGTCGGGCGGCGGCTGCTGGGCGCGCTCGGGCCACGGATGGTCGATCTCGCGGTGGCTCGGACCGCGGGCTGGCACCCGTTCCTGGTCACACCGGACTACGTCGCGGCCGAGCGGGCCCGCGTCGGCGGCCGAGCCTTCATCGCTCCGCACCAGGCGGTCGTGTTGGAGACCGACCCGGTACGGGCCCGGGCGGCGGCCCGTGCGGGCGTCGGCATGTTCCTCGGCTTCCCGACCTACCGCGCCAACCTGAAACGGCTCGGTTTCGGCGACGACGACCTGGTCCCGGACGGCAGCGACCGTCTGATCGACGCCCTGGTCGCCCACGGCACCGCGGACGATCTGGCCCGCCGGATCGACGAGCACCTGGCCGCGGGCGCCGACCACGTCGCCGTGCACGTCCTGACCGACCCGGCCGCCCACGGCCTGCCCCGCCGCGTGTGGCGGGAACTGGCCTCCCTCAATCGCTGA
- a CDS encoding TetR/AcrR family transcriptional regulator, with the protein MTEKTRGRPRSFDADAALDRAVEVFWRQGYEGASLSDLTEAMGINRPSMYAAFGNKDELFRLAVARYAEIDMAYAREALARRTAYAVIEGFLRANADALTRTDRPAGCLSIQGGLAAGSDRGHVARFLAESRLTGERALAERLARAVDEGDLPSGTDPVALARYVMVVSEGNAVHAAAGADRASLHATIDIALTAIPS; encoded by the coding sequence ATGACGGAGAAGACCCGCGGGCGGCCGCGCTCGTTCGATGCCGACGCCGCACTGGACCGGGCGGTCGAGGTGTTCTGGCGGCAGGGCTACGAGGGTGCCTCCCTCAGTGACCTCACCGAGGCCATGGGCATAAACCGGCCCAGCATGTACGCCGCCTTCGGCAACAAGGACGAACTGTTCCGACTGGCGGTCGCCCGCTATGCCGAGATCGACATGGCGTACGCCCGGGAGGCACTCGCGCGGCGCACGGCGTACGCGGTGATCGAGGGTTTTCTCCGGGCCAATGCCGACGCTCTCACCCGGACCGACCGGCCGGCCGGATGCCTCTCCATCCAGGGTGGGCTCGCCGCCGGGAGTGATCGCGGCCATGTCGCTCGGTTCCTGGCCGAGAGCCGGCTCACCGGGGAGAGGGCGCTCGCGGAGCGGCTGGCCCGGGCGGTCGACGAGGGCGACCTGCCGAGTGGGACCGATCCGGTGGCGCTGGCCCGCTACGTCATGGTCGTCAGCGAGGGCAATGCCGTGCACGCGGCGGCCGGCGCCGACCGGGCGAGCCTGCACGCCACCATCGACATCGCCCTGACCGCCATCCCGAGCTGA
- the dnaJ gene encoding molecular chaperone DnaJ — MAKDYYGILGVSREATDDEIKRAYRKLARQYHPDVNPDPEAHEKFKEINAAYEVLSDDQKRQIVDLGGDPLAPGGGMPGGAGGAGPFVGFQDIMDAFFGTAAGGGSRGPRPRTRPGADAILRLELDLVETAFGVEAPITVDTAVLCTQCSGAGTAPGTHLSTCEVCSGRGEVQSVQRTFLGQVVSSRPCQNCQGHGTVIPSPCPTCAGDGRIRTRRSLTVKIPAGVEDGMRIRLAQQGEVGPGGGTAGDLYVEIHERPHDVYSRKGDDLHCRVTLPMTAAALGTRMTIKTLDGEENIEVKPGTQPASTLRIRGKGVPHLRGQGRGELFVHLDVKTPTKLTADQERMLRDFAKTRGEDVAELSKQGGFFSRMRDAFNGH, encoded by the coding sequence GTGGCCAAGGACTATTACGGAATTCTCGGTGTGAGCCGGGAGGCAACCGACGACGAGATCAAGCGCGCCTACCGCAAACTCGCTCGGCAGTACCACCCGGACGTCAACCCGGATCCGGAAGCGCACGAGAAGTTCAAAGAGATCAACGCGGCGTACGAGGTTCTCTCCGACGATCAGAAGCGGCAGATCGTCGACCTCGGAGGCGACCCGCTCGCGCCGGGTGGAGGCATGCCCGGTGGAGCCGGTGGCGCCGGCCCGTTCGTCGGTTTCCAGGACATCATGGACGCGTTCTTCGGCACGGCCGCCGGTGGTGGCTCCCGTGGCCCGCGCCCGCGCACGCGTCCCGGCGCCGACGCGATCCTCCGGCTCGAGCTCGACCTGGTCGAGACCGCCTTCGGCGTGGAAGCCCCGATCACCGTCGACACCGCGGTCCTCTGCACCCAGTGCTCGGGCGCCGGCACCGCTCCCGGTACCCACCTGTCGACGTGCGAGGTCTGCTCCGGCCGTGGTGAGGTCCAGTCGGTGCAGCGCACCTTCCTCGGCCAGGTCGTCTCGTCCCGCCCCTGCCAGAACTGCCAGGGCCACGGCACGGTCATTCCCAGCCCCTGCCCGACCTGTGCCGGTGACGGCCGGATAAGGACACGCCGCTCGCTCACCGTCAAGATCCCGGCGGGCGTCGAGGACGGCATGCGGATCCGGCTGGCCCAGCAGGGCGAGGTCGGCCCGGGCGGCGGCACCGCCGGCGACCTCTACGTCGAGATCCACGAGCGGCCGCACGACGTCTACTCGCGCAAGGGCGACGACCTGCACTGCCGGGTCACCCTGCCGATGACGGCGGCCGCGCTCGGCACCCGGATGACCATCAAGACCCTCGACGGCGAGGAGAACATCGAGGTCAAACCGGGTACCCAGCCGGCCAGCACGCTGCGCATCCGGGGCAAGGGCGTCCCGCACCTGCGGGGCCAGGGCCGCGGTGAGCTCTTCGTGCACCTCGACGTCAAGACGCCGACCAAGCTCACCGCCGACCAGGAGCGGATGCTCCGTGACTTCGCCAAGACCCGCGGGGAGGACGTCGCCGAGCTGAGCAAGCAGGGCGGCTTCTTCAGCCGGATGCGGGATGCTTTCAACGGCCACTGA
- the hrcA gene encoding heat-inducible transcriptional repressor HrcA, protein MSLDDRKLEVLRAIVEDYVETQEPVGSKALVDRHKLGVSPATVRNDMAVLEEEGYIRQPHTSAGRVPTDAGYRLFVDRLTKIKPLSPAERRAIERFMVGAVDLDDVVHRTVRLLAQLTRQVAVVQYPSLSRSAVRHLELVPISTTRLMLVMITDTGRVEQRLVEMPGPVADGEVWELRLRVNEKLAGQRLADTPSLVQKLVEESAPDRRAAMTCLASVLLETLVERSEERLALAGMPNLTRGGVLDFQGTLRPVLEALEEEVILLKLIGDLEPRTTRVLIGDENQIDNLRSASVVSSGYGPGTTIVGGLGVVGPTRMDYPGTIATVRAVARYVGDLLAQN, encoded by the coding sequence ATGAGTCTGGATGACCGCAAGCTCGAGGTGCTCCGGGCGATCGTCGAGGACTACGTCGAGACCCAGGAACCGGTGGGCAGCAAGGCCCTGGTCGACCGGCACAAGCTCGGTGTCTCCCCGGCCACCGTCCGCAACGACATGGCCGTGCTGGAGGAGGAGGGCTACATCCGGCAGCCGCACACCAGTGCCGGCCGGGTGCCCACCGATGCCGGCTACCGGCTCTTCGTCGACCGGCTCACCAAGATCAAGCCGCTCAGCCCGGCCGAGCGCCGTGCCATCGAGCGGTTCATGGTCGGTGCCGTCGATCTCGACGACGTGGTGCACCGCACCGTCCGGCTCCTGGCCCAGCTCACCCGCCAGGTCGCCGTGGTGCAGTATCCGAGCCTGTCCCGCTCCGCGGTCCGCCACCTGGAGCTGGTGCCGATCTCCACCACCCGCCTGATGCTGGTGATGATCACCGACACCGGCCGGGTCGAGCAGCGGCTCGTCGAGATGCCCGGCCCGGTCGCCGACGGCGAGGTGTGGGAGTTGCGGCTGCGGGTCAACGAGAAACTGGCCGGGCAGCGGCTCGCCGACACCCCCTCCCTGGTGCAGAAACTGGTCGAGGAGTCGGCCCCCGACCGCCGCGCGGCGATGACGTGTCTGGCGTCGGTTCTGCTGGAGACTCTGGTCGAGCGGAGTGAGGAGCGCCTCGCCCTGGCGGGTATGCCCAACTTGACACGTGGGGGTGTGCTGGACTTCCAGGGCACGCTGCGGCCCGTCCTCGAAGCTCTTGAGGAGGAGGTCATCCTTCTGAAGCTCATCGGCGATCTGGAGCCCCGCACCACCCGGGTCCTGATCGGCGACGAGAACCAGATCGACAACCTGCGGTCGGCGTCCGTGGTGAGCAGCGGTTACGGACCGGGTACCACGATCGTTGGGGGGCTCGGTGTGGTGGGCCCCACCCGGATGGACTACCCCGGCACTATCGCTACCGTTCGTGCAGTGGCACGCTACGTTGGCGACCTGTTGGCACAGAATTGA
- a CDS encoding SDR family NAD(P)-dependent oxidoreductase, with amino-acid sequence MGQLDGKTALVTGATSGIGLAAARALAAEGAHVLLTGRRPEALDAAVASIGANATGIRADVADLTDLDRVVAAIEKRGRGLDVLFANAGGGEFGALGEITWQHYADTFNTNVGGTLFTVQKALPTLNRGASVIITSSNIDVKGAAAFSVYAASKAALRSFTRSWAAELTGRDIRVNSIAPGPIETPGLSGLAPDPAAAEQLLKGLAAGVPMNRLGRPDEIADAVVFLASARSSFMTGAEIYVDGGASQV; translated from the coding sequence ATGGGACAGCTCGACGGAAAGACCGCCCTCGTCACCGGCGCCACCTCGGGCATCGGCCTCGCCGCCGCCCGGGCGCTGGCCGCCGAGGGGGCGCATGTCCTGCTCACCGGTCGGCGGCCGGAGGCACTGGACGCGGCGGTGGCCTCAATCGGGGCGAACGCCACCGGCATCCGCGCCGACGTCGCCGATCTGACCGATCTGGATCGGGTGGTGGCCGCGATCGAGAAGCGCGGCCGGGGACTCGACGTGCTGTTCGCCAATGCCGGCGGCGGCGAGTTCGGCGCGCTCGGGGAGATCACCTGGCAGCACTACGCCGACACGTTCAACACGAATGTGGGAGGCACCCTCTTCACCGTGCAGAAGGCGTTGCCGACGCTCAACCGAGGGGCCTCGGTGATCATCACGAGCTCGAACATCGACGTCAAAGGCGCCGCCGCGTTCAGCGTCTACGCCGCGAGCAAGGCGGCGCTGCGGTCGTTCACCCGCAGCTGGGCCGCCGAACTGACCGGCCGCGACATCCGGGTGAACAGCATCGCGCCCGGCCCGATCGAGACGCCCGGGCTGAGCGGTCTCGCCCCTGACCCGGCCGCCGCCGAACAGCTGCTCAAGGGCCTCGCGGCGGGCGTGCCGATGAACCGGCTGGGCCGCCCGGACGAGATCGCCGACGCGGTGGTCTTCCTGGCCTCGGCCCGCAGCAGCTTCATGACCGGCGCCGAGATCTACGTCGACGGCGGCGCGAGTCAGGTCTGA
- a CDS encoding GlsB/YeaQ/YmgE family stress response membrane protein, with protein sequence MEFTLTGIIVALIVGLVIGALGRLVVPGKQNIPIWLTMVVGVVAALLGTVLARALGVADTRGFDWIEFFFQVVLAAIGVALVAGTSGRRRLTR encoded by the coding sequence ATGGAATTCACGCTTACCGGCATCATCGTCGCCCTGATCGTCGGTCTGGTCATCGGTGCGCTTGGCCGGCTCGTGGTGCCGGGCAAGCAGAACATCCCGATCTGGCTGACCATGGTCGTCGGTGTCGTCGCCGCTCTGCTGGGCACCGTGCTGGCTCGGGCGCTGGGTGTCGCCGACACCCGTGGCTTCGACTGGATCGAGTTCTTCTTCCAGGTCGTCCTGGCCGCCATCGGTGTGGCCCTGGTCGCCGGCACCAGTGGCCGTCGTCGCCTGACCCGCTGA
- a CDS encoding PAS domain-containing protein has protein sequence MLRAIEWILLGAGSAGAILWGVHRHRPTRRAPWLLLAGAVATLALGDVFYAYDRMALADTSYLLMFALVALSLLQFTRGGALLVDRARLIDLVAFACSSMLVVWVFVISVDGRFGAVSPADVIGDLLLVGVATRLVVADHRNVAAILLLTGSIGMLTGDILYPLSGESAAAESTFVLLYLAWGLSALHPSMGRLTEPRPARMAPWRFRDTILLALSAATPPVVLIIEAVSGPVRNGVVIAVTGAITLLLMITRLADAVHQHSQALARERGLRSANTALVAAADVPAVEEAVRVAVTRLLPPGSVRRVILATDGARLPREDLSPLTDTARPSRDSRPSPADARSSRDGRPDGLGEAGSHSWWTSAADPDERTLICPLRLEPLAVARPSGGALIITGRREALVAGRDALEVLAGEAALALDRITLVEAIGRRDSDLYLRAVTGNTAEIMAVVDSDHRIRYASPGLRRLIGAGDLPPLTVLDDLVNSDDRETVRRALRTEGDGTVYCALHRTDGTQVFVAMAYRDLRHDRLVQGLVVTLRPVGNTGDVVDPAPHHEHQGELPAWVNRRSARHKFRY, from the coding sequence GTGCTGAGGGCGATCGAGTGGATCCTGCTGGGAGCGGGCAGCGCCGGCGCCATCCTCTGGGGCGTTCACCGGCACCGCCCGACCCGCCGTGCGCCATGGTTGCTGCTGGCCGGAGCGGTGGCCACCCTGGCGCTCGGGGACGTCTTCTACGCGTACGACCGGATGGCTCTCGCCGACACGTCCTACCTGTTGATGTTCGCCCTGGTGGCGCTGAGCCTGCTGCAGTTCACCCGGGGCGGCGCGCTGCTCGTCGACCGGGCCCGCCTGATCGACCTGGTGGCGTTCGCCTGTTCCAGCATGCTCGTCGTCTGGGTCTTCGTGATCAGTGTGGACGGCCGGTTCGGTGCGGTCTCCCCCGCCGACGTGATCGGTGACCTGCTGCTGGTCGGTGTCGCCACGCGCCTGGTGGTCGCCGACCACCGCAACGTCGCCGCGATCCTGCTGCTCACCGGGTCGATCGGCATGCTCACCGGCGACATCCTCTACCCGCTGAGCGGGGAGAGCGCGGCCGCCGAGTCCACCTTCGTGCTGCTCTACCTGGCGTGGGGGCTGTCCGCGCTGCACCCGTCGATGGGCCGGCTGACCGAGCCACGCCCGGCCCGGATGGCGCCGTGGCGGTTCCGCGACACCATCCTGCTCGCCCTGTCCGCGGCCACCCCACCCGTCGTGCTGATCATCGAGGCGGTGTCCGGACCGGTCCGCAACGGAGTGGTGATCGCGGTCACCGGGGCGATCACCCTGCTCCTCATGATCACTCGACTGGCCGACGCCGTGCACCAGCACAGCCAGGCCCTGGCCCGGGAGCGCGGCCTGCGCTCGGCGAACACCGCCCTGGTCGCGGCGGCCGACGTCCCCGCCGTCGAGGAGGCGGTCCGCGTCGCCGTCACCCGCCTACTGCCTCCCGGCAGCGTCCGCCGGGTGATCCTCGCCACCGACGGCGCACGGTTGCCCCGCGAGGACCTTTCTCCCCTCACCGACACCGCGCGGCCGTCCCGCGACAGCCGCCCTTCCCCCGCGGACGCACGGTCGTCCCGCGACGGCCGGCCGGATGGGCTCGGCGAAGCCGGCTCCCACAGCTGGTGGACCAGCGCGGCCGATCCGGACGAGCGCACCCTGATCTGCCCGCTCCGGCTGGAACCGCTGGCCGTGGCCCGGCCCAGCGGCGGCGCCCTGATCATCACCGGGCGCCGGGAGGCGCTGGTCGCCGGGCGCGACGCGCTCGAGGTGCTGGCCGGGGAGGCGGCGCTGGCCCTCGACCGGATCACCCTGGTCGAGGCGATCGGCCGCCGGGACAGCGACCTCTACCTGCGGGCCGTCACCGGCAACACCGCGGAGATCATGGCGGTCGTCGACTCCGACCACCGGATCCGCTACGCGAGTCCGGGTCTGCGACGTCTCATCGGGGCCGGCGACCTGCCGCCCCTCACGGTTCTCGACGATCTGGTCAATTCCGACGACCGCGAGACGGTACGCCGTGCGCTGCGCACCGAGGGCGACGGCACGGTGTATTGCGCCCTGCACCGAACCGACGGCACGCAGGTGTTCGTCGCCATGGCGTACCGGGACCTGCGACACGACCGCCTCGTCCAGGGCCTGGTCGTCACGCTCCGGCCGGTCGGCAACACGGGCGACGTGGTCGACCCCGCCCCACACCACGAACACCAGGGCGAACTACCCGCCTGGGTGAACCGGCGCAGCGCCCGCCACAAGTTCCGGTACTGA
- the hemW gene encoding radical SAM family heme chaperone HemW translates to MAGALPDGEPVPSDGSLPDDATREVGKNGFAVYVHVPFCASRCGYCDFNTYTASELGGGASRDEYAETVLAELTLAARVIEPGPVDTVFVGGGTPTLLSADDLGRILEGIDRTWGLAPGAEVTTEANPESVDPAYLRRLRGAGFTRISLGMQSAADNVLRVLDRKHTAGRAPQAAIEAREAGFEHVNLDLIYGTPGESPDDFARSLQAVVDAGVDHVSAYALIVEDGTRMAGRMRRGELPYPSDDVAADRYLAAEAALSAAGFQWYEVSNWARTGGECRHNLLYWTGADWWGLGPGAHSHVGGVRWWNVKHPSAYAKRLTDGTSPGHARELLTDADRHMEDVMLRVRLREGIPLARVDARGAAQALADGLLEPGAYEQGTLVLTLRGRLLADAVVRDVL, encoded by the coding sequence ATGGCCGGCGCACTCCCCGATGGCGAACCCGTACCCTCCGACGGGTCGCTCCCCGACGACGCCACCCGTGAGGTGGGCAAGAACGGGTTCGCGGTCTACGTGCACGTCCCGTTCTGTGCCAGCCGCTGCGGGTACTGCGACTTCAACACCTACACGGCCAGTGAGCTGGGCGGCGGGGCGAGCCGCGACGAGTACGCGGAGACGGTTCTGGCCGAGCTGACCCTCGCGGCCCGGGTGATCGAGCCCGGCCCGGTCGACACGGTCTTCGTCGGCGGCGGCACGCCCACCCTGCTCAGCGCCGACGACCTGGGCCGGATCCTGGAGGGCATCGACCGGACCTGGGGGTTGGCCCCGGGTGCCGAGGTGACCACCGAGGCCAACCCGGAGTCGGTGGACCCGGCCTACCTGCGGCGGTTGCGCGGCGCCGGGTTCACCCGGATCTCGCTCGGCATGCAGTCCGCGGCCGACAATGTGCTGCGGGTGCTCGACCGCAAGCACACCGCCGGTCGTGCGCCGCAGGCCGCGATCGAGGCCCGTGAGGCGGGCTTCGAGCACGTCAACCTGGATCTGATCTACGGCACGCCGGGGGAGAGCCCGGACGACTTCGCGCGGTCCCTCCAGGCGGTCGTGGACGCCGGGGTGGATCATGTGAGCGCCTACGCGCTGATCGTCGAGGACGGCACCCGGATGGCCGGGCGGATGCGGCGGGGTGAGCTGCCCTACCCGTCGGACGACGTGGCGGCCGACCGCTACCTGGCCGCCGAGGCGGCGCTGAGCGCGGCCGGCTTCCAGTGGTATGAGGTGTCCAACTGGGCCCGGACCGGCGGGGAGTGCCGGCACAACCTGCTCTACTGGACCGGCGCCGACTGGTGGGGGCTGGGTCCGGGCGCGCACAGCCACGTCGGCGGGGTGCGCTGGTGGAATGTCAAACACCCGTCGGCGTACGCGAAACGCCTGACCGATGGCACTTCGCCGGGGCACGCGCGGGAGTTGCTGACCGACGCCGACCGGCACATGGAGGACGTGATGCTCCGGGTGCGGCTGCGCGAGGGCATCCCACTCGCCCGGGTCGACGCCAGGGGTGCCGCGCAGGCCCTGGCCGACGGGCTCCTCGAGCCGGGCGCCTACGAACAGGGGACCCTCGTGCTCACCCTGCGGGGCCGGCTGCTGGCCGACGCGGTCGTCCGCGACGTGCTGTAA
- a CDS encoding 16S rRNA (uracil(1498)-N(3))-methyltransferase: MSAPLFLVESLPTGSSFTLDGPEGHHAATVQRLRAGEALILADGRGGTARAEVTAVGRGSVDLAIRSVAAEPAADPRLVVVQGIAKGDRGELAVQAMTEVGVDEIVPWAASRSVAQWRGDRGFKARDKWAATAREAAKQARRSWLPIVGGDPDCSTKQVAARLTAAAAAFVLHEEATERLTAAELPDSGEVVLVVGPEGGISDAELEVFREAGAVPVRLGTEVLRTSTAGVASLAVLAARLGRW; the protein is encoded by the coding sequence ATGTCCGCGCCGCTGTTCCTGGTCGAGAGCCTGCCCACCGGATCGTCGTTCACCCTCGACGGGCCGGAGGGGCATCATGCCGCCACCGTGCAGCGGCTACGTGCCGGTGAGGCGCTGATCCTCGCCGACGGGCGTGGCGGCACCGCCCGGGCCGAGGTCACCGCGGTCGGCCGGGGCAGCGTCGACCTGGCGATCCGCAGCGTCGCGGCGGAGCCGGCCGCCGATCCGCGCCTGGTCGTGGTGCAGGGCATCGCCAAGGGTGACCGGGGCGAGCTGGCCGTGCAGGCGATGACCGAGGTCGGCGTGGACGAGATCGTGCCGTGGGCGGCGTCCCGGTCGGTGGCGCAGTGGCGGGGCGACCGCGGGTTCAAGGCGCGCGACAAGTGGGCCGCGACCGCGCGGGAGGCGGCGAAGCAGGCGCGACGGTCGTGGCTTCCGATCGTCGGCGGTGACCCGGACTGCTCGACCAAGCAGGTCGCGGCCCGGCTGACGGCGGCCGCGGCGGCGTTCGTGCTGCACGAGGAGGCCACCGAGCGGCTGACCGCGGCCGAGCTGCCGGACTCCGGTGAGGTGGTGCTGGTGGTCGGCCCGGAGGGCGGCATCAGCGATGCCGAGCTGGAGGTCTTCCGCGAGGCGGGTGCGGTGCCGGTGCGCCTGGGTACCGAGGTGCTGCGCACCTCGACCGCCGGCGTCGCGTCCCTCGCCGTCCTCGCCGCCCGTCTCGGCCGCTGGTGA